In the genome of Hyphomicrobium sp. CS1GBMeth3, the window CCGCGCGAGCGCAACGGGCGGCTCCATGGGTGCCTGGGCGACGTGGCTCTGGTGGTACTCCGCCGTGAACACCTCCGCGGCACTAGAAAAGGCGCTGTCGGGGTCGCCCTGGTTGCGAATGATCTTACCCGGCTTCTGGGCGGCCGCGCTCATCTCCTCGCGGTAGGTGGCGGAATTGTAGCTTGCGTGCGGCCCGTTCTCCCATTCGATCGTCAGGGCGTCGCGGCCTTGCATGGCCGCGAACGTCGACCGCGCGACGACGGCGATGCCGCCGAGGGGCGCGAACTTGGCCGGCGGCGTCGAGCCCTCGATCTCGTGGACGGCCTCGACACCGGGGACTTGCAGCGTCGCGGTTGCGTCATACTTTCTTATTTTTCCGCCAACCACAGGCGGGCGGGCGATGACCGCATACTTCATGCCGGGCAGGCGCACATCGGCGCCGTATTGAGCCGTACCGACCGTGATGTCATGCAGATCGACAATCTGTGTTTTGCCTTTTCCGATGTAGAGGAAGTCCTTCGGCATCTTGAACACGAGCTTGTCACGCGAAGGAACGGGCTGGCTCATCGCCGCTGTTGCCAGCTCGCCGAAGCCGAGGCGCGTCGTGGTCTCAAACGTTTCGCCCTCGGCCGTTCGTTTTTCCAACAAGACGACATGGTGCATCTTCGCCTTGCAGAGGGACTGATCCACGCCCCATTTGGCGGCGGCAGCAGCCTCCAGCATGGTGCGCATCGCGGCGCCGCATTCGCGCATGGGCTGAATGAAGTGTCGAACGCTGCGCGAGCCGTCGGTGTCTTGGTTGCCGTAGCGCGGCTCATCTCCGGGCGCCTGGATGACGCGCACCCGCGACCAGTCCGCCTCCATTTCGTCGGCCACGACCATGGGCAGGCTGGTCTTTGCGCCCGTTCCCATCTCGGAGCGGTGCGCTACGATGGTGACGAGGCCGTCCGTATCGATGGCGACGAAGATGTGAGGATCGTTGACCACGCCGCGCGGCATGGCGGCTGCCCCTGTTGGATAGGCGTCATAGGCGCGGGCGGTGCCGCCAGGGAGTATCTGCAGGGCGACAGCGACGCCGGACGTCTTGAGCACGCCGCCGATGAAGCTGCGCCTGCTCACGTTCCAGATGACGGCCCGCGCGTCGACGGCGCTTCCGGTGGCTGCCGCGTTCTTTTCGAAATAGTGATACATGGATCACACTCCTCCTGCGGCGAGGCGAACGGCAGCGTGGATGCGCTCGTAACAGCCGCAACGGCAGATGTTTCCAGCCATCTCCTCGACGATTTCGGAATCACTTGGCGCGCGGTTCTTGGTCAGCAGGGATGCGGCCTGCATGATCTGACCGGCCTGGCAGTAGCCACACTGAGGCACGTTAAGCTCGCGCCATGCTTTTTGGACGGGATGGTTCCCGTCGGGGTTCAGGCCCTCGATCGTCGTGACGCTCTTGCCCTTGGCCTCGCTCACAGTCGTGATGCAGCCACGCACGGCGACGCCGTCGAGGTGCACCGTGCAGGCGCCGCAAAGTCCGGCGCCGCATCCGAACTTCGTTCCCGTGAGCCCCAGCTCATCGCGGACAAACCAAAGCAGCGGCGTGTTGGGATCGCCATTGAACTGGCGATCCTGGCCGTTCACGGTGATGGTGAGCATTCGCAGTCCTTTCTTCGATCTGAGTTCGGCTGGCGTACCGCTCAGTCGACGTCCTCGCCGGGCTTTCTCTTGTTGAGCAGCACGATGCGATAAGCACCCTCTAATTTGCCGATCAGGAAAACCGTCGCCGGTGTGACCGATGCATCGTCCGCGTCGTCGTAGGTGACACGCAGAAGATCCGACACCGGTAGATTGAGCTTGAGATTGCCGAGGCTCTGCAGATCCCTCCGCGTCTCTATGTCGGCCGGTTCGATCTCGATTTTCTGGATCGGGCGTCCCAACGAATGGCGGATCTGGCTCGAGACGATACGGCGTTTGAATGGGCTGACACCGTTCCAGAGCACCAAGCGTTCGATGGTCGGAAAGTCTCCGGCCTCGATTGCTTTGCGAACTTCGCTCACGAGTTCGTTCTGCGACGTTGGCAGGCCGGGTGCGGCCGCCCACGCAAGGCTTTGAGCGGAAGCAACGAAGGCAAGCGCAACGAGAGAGAGGAGGCGGCGTGAGCCGCCTCCTTGGTTCCGCCCGAAAAGGCTGTGGTTTTTCAAGGCGGACCTCATTTCTTGAGTGCGAAGACCCAGATTGTTCCGCCCTGGGGAACCGGCGGGAGCTTGCGGTCCTCGGGGAGGATCTTGTTCATCAGGCTGTGCATGCGTTCTGCGTCCACGCCCCATCCGGACTGCACGGCGATGTACTGGACACCGTCGACCGAGAAGCTGGACGGTACGCCGGTGACGCCCGAATTGGTCGCGAACTCCCATAGTTTCTCGCCACTCGTGGCGTCGAAGGCTCTGAATTTGCGATCGACCGTGCCGCCTGCGAACACAAGGTTGCCGGCAGTCGAAAGCAGCGGCGCCCAGAACGGAGTGTCAGCGAAGTCGTGCGTCCAGGCCTGCTTGCCGGTCTTCACGTCGAAGGCCTGCAACTGACCGATATTCACGGGCTTCGTCGGATCGACCTTGTCGCTCCAGCGAAGGCTCGAGAAGAGATCGTCGACCGAAATGCTGAGCCAGAGCTCGCCCGGCTTCAGCTTGTCGAGCTTGCCGGTTCCGCCGTACTCGCTGCACAGGTTGCGGTGCGACGGAATGTAGATCAGGCCGGTCTTGGGATTGTAGGCTTCCGGCGGCCAGTCCTTGCCGCCCCACAGGCTTGGGCAAAACTTCACGACCTTGGATAGGCCCGGAGTCCTGTCGGGATGGTAGCTCGGGCGACCGGTCTTCGGATCGATGTTTTCGAAGACGTCCTGCTCGACGTAGGGATCAGCGTGGACGAAGTCGATGTCGTTGCCCGAACGTGCGAGCCACCAAAGGTAGCCGTTGCGGCCAGCGTGAACGAGGCCCTTGTAATTTTTCCCGTCGCGCGGGTAGTCGATCAGGAGCGGGGCCGAGACCTCGTCCCAGTCCCAGGCATCGTTCCAGTGGTACTGGTGATGTCCTTTGATCGCACCGGTCGTGACGTCGATGGCGATTACCGAGGTTGTGTAGAGATTGTCGCCCGGACGCGCGTCCGGCATCCACGGAGCGCCATTGCCGGTACCGAAGTAGGCGAGCTTGGTTTCCGGATCATAGTTGCCCTGCATCCAGATGGAGGCACCACCGGTCTTCCAGTCCTCGCCGCGCCACGTATTGCTGCCCGGCTCGCCGGGTGCAGGCACGGTATATGTTTTCCACGCGATCTTGCCCGTCTCCGCATCAAGAGCGGTGATTGAGCCGCGAACGCCGTACTCACCGCCCGACACGCCGGCAATCACCTTGCCGTCGGCGATGAGGGGAGACAGCGTGCTGTACTCGCCGATCTTCCAATCGCCAATGCACGTTTCCCAGACTTGTTTGCCGTTCGTTGCGTCGAGGGAGATCACGCAGGCATCGAGCGTTGCCAAGTAGACACGATCCTTGAAGAGTCCGACGCCGCGATTTGTCGGGTGAAGCTGGAAGAGCTCCTTTGGGAGCTTCCTGCGGTGGCGCCAGATCTCGTAGCCGGTCTTGGCGTTCAGGGCGATGACGTTGTTCTCGGGAGTCGAAACGAACATGACGCCGTTGTTGACAATCGGAGGCGCCTGGTGGCCCTCCTGAAGTCCTGTCGCGTACGACCAGACCGGTACGAGGTCTTTGACATTCTCGTTAGTGATTTGCTCGAGCGGGCTGTAGCCCCAGCCGGCATCGTTGCCGCGCCAGCTCAACCAGTTTTCAGGCTCCGGATTGCGTAGTCGCTCCTCGGTCACGGCGCTGTATTCGGACGCCGATGCCGGCTGGCAGCCGATCGTCCCTAGGGCCACAAGCATACATGCCGCGGCTGTACCCACACTTGGTTTCATTTGCTTCCTCTCTGGTAGATTTGTTCTGCGCGTGTTTTTTTTGATCGTGACGTCAGCCCGTTCCGCCCGGAGTTCTCGAGAACTCGGCGCTTGCCGTGATGTAGCCCTCGGCGTCGATGGCTAAGAACACCATCGGCAACGGGTCGGATGCCGGTCCTGCGACCGGCTCTCCATTGTCCGAAGCGTCGAACTCGGACATGTGGCAGAAGCAGCGCCAGTGGCTGTCTTCCGCATTCCAGGATGTGATCGAGCAGCCCTTGTGTGTGCAGACTGCGGAGAAGGCGACTACACCGGATGCTGCTGCAGCAGGGGTGTCGGGTTTGACGTCGGAAAGCCGCGCGAGGTTCACCATGTTGAGGCGCGTTTCATTGCGCAGCAGCCCCGTTTCTGAATCGATCGGATAGGCGCCCAGGATTGCAGTTCCCGGGGCGATATCCTCCAAACGCAACGGTTTCAGGGGACCATTCTCAACTTCAAGCGCGAAGCGATCACCGGGTTTCAGCGATTGTGCAAGCTCGCCTTGGTCCGCTTTTGCGGCGGACTTCAGCAAGCCGCCGGCAGCGGCAACGCAACCGGAAACAGCAAGGCCCTGAATGACGATCCGGCGGCCGACGGTAACCGTGCCAGTGCTCTCCGGACCGGCCGTATGGCCAGCTCGTGTAACCTTCGACATGTTCCTCCCGATCTCTTTTTTCGTTGTCGTGCGAGCCGCGGATCGGCCGCCGCTCGATGCGACATCCACTCCGCGAAAAAGAGGGGTCAGCATGAATCGTGCCAGCAGCCAGCGTGCGACGTGGGAAGGTGCGGAGGCGGTTGCGGAGGGTGGGGGCTAACGTCGCGAGAACGCGCGGAAATTTGTCGGAATCGACATTGGTCTATTGCGCGTTCTGCGTGCGAGGTTTGGGGCGGGACGGCCAGCTGAACAAACGTCAACGGTAGACCACGTTACATCACGCAGAACCGCTGTGATGTCACAGTGTGACGCGGGAACAGATGTGAGCGCAGATGTGGGAAGCAGCGCGCGGCGCGCTCATTGTTGCCGGCCGAGCACATCTTTTCCGCAAACGGAGAGTCCATCTCCATGTGGTTCTCTTTGTGTGCGTCTAAGAAAGCGTTTCTCCATCTGCATTTTTGCGTTCGCGGCTGTCGCCGTCATGCGATGCGAATTTTCTCCTGTGCCACTCGAGCGCATTCTTGGCACGCCCCTTGCCTTTCTCACCGCGCGTCATCCACGAGTTACGAAAAACGCGGCTGCGATCGCGCAAATGACGCGAGAGATTGAAAGGAGAGAGGAATGCGTGGGGGTAGAAGAAGAATTTCGGGCACGGCACTGATCGGTGCGGCTGCCTCGGTGCTCATGAGTGACAGCGTGCTGGCTGCGGACCTCGGAGGAAACTGCTGCGCTGATCTCGAGGAACGGGTCGCCGAGCTCGATGCCACGACGGCTCGCAAGGGGAACCGGAAAGTCTCGCTGACCATTTCAGGCTGGATCACCGAGCAGATTCTCGGTTGGGATGACAGCATCGGCTCGGACGCCTATGTCGGGACGAGCTTGAATGACCTCGGCAACCGTCTTCACTTCGATGGAAGCGCTCAAATTGACCATGAGTTCTCCGCCGGTTTCAGCCTGCGTCTGGATATCACCGGCGCCAACGGTTTCGTTCAGGATGCCTTCAATTCCAACGGCGGCGACGGCCCGCCAGGTACATTGAACTCCTATTGGTGGCTGAAGAGCGAACGGCTGGGACGCATCTCTGTCGGGCGTCAAAGCCAGGCTTCGGATGACACCTGGGTCGACGTGTCCGGAGCCGGCAGCATTTTTGCCGCCAACCTCGTCATCTTCGACGGGCAGAACTTCCAGCTTGTTCCGAAAGGAACGAAAACGCGTGCCAAGGCCCGGTGGGGTGATATCGGCAACTGCTACACGACCGGCGTGGGGATCTTCGCCGACTGTGGCGGTGACAGAACGAATAGCGTTCGCTACGACACGCCGACGATTTATGGATTTGTCGGATCGACGAGCTGGGGGCAAGATGATTTTTGGGACGTCGCTCTTCGCCACAGCGGGGAGTTCGGCGCCTTCAAGACGGCGTTTGGCATCTCATATCAGGAGAACACGGACACACGCATCAACACGATTACGGATGCAGGGATCTTCCAAGTCAGCTTCGCGGCGCTACACACTCCGTCGGGCCTGTTCGGCAGCGTCTACTACGGGCACGAGACTCCGGACGGGTTCAAGGATACCGATCAACTCTATCTTAAAGCTGGTATCAGAGCGAACCTCAATGCGCTGGGCGCCACCGTCTTCTATGGCGAGTACGGTCGCGGCACTGACATGTTCAGCGGCCTCGAGGGCGGCGCCGTCTTCAGTGGCGTTACCGACATCTGTGATGGCTTTGCGGGCACGGGCGGTAAGATTGACACGGCATGCGGTGTTGCGGCCTCAGTCGAGGCAAGCGGCTCCACGTTCGAGCGCTTCGGCTTCGGCGTCGTTCAAGAGATCGATGCTGCATCGATGGCGATCTGGCTCAAGTACAAGAACTACGGCGGGGAAGTCGATTTCGTTGCCGACGGTGGGAGGGGGACCGAGGACCTTGAGGATCTCCATCTCTACGCCTTGGGTGCCGCGATTTTCTTCTGACCTTGCCCGTGATGCGACACTTCTCCCGAGGTGGCCCTTGGGGGGCGATTGAGCAAATCGCCCCTCTTTTTTTTGCGCGCCGGTTGTGACGCGCCGTCGGATGGCCCCACCTCTGGTGAGACTCAACCGTCACAAAGGATGAGGTGGACGCTCTTTGGCCCGTGAGCGGGCCGCACGATGATTCCGCCAACATCTGCAGTGCGCGATGGGCCCGAGATGATGTTGACCGTGCGGGGCCAGTCTGCACCTTTGGAGCGTACCAGCGCCCAGGCGTCCTCGGGGTAAGCCACGATATCCGACGTCTTGAGGACAATGACGTGGGTATCCGGCAGGAAATTTAGCGTCGTCGGAGATGCCGAGTCGGATTGCAGGACCACGCTGCCCGTTTCCGCTATGCCGGCGACGGCCATCGTGACGCTCAGGGGCTCTTTCTTACGTCCGGCGCCGATGTTGATGTGCCAGTCGCTCGGCCACCCCAAATGCTCCAGCGCCGGCGCGACGCTGATGTCGGGGGGCTCGGATGATTGAGGCAGAAGCGCCTGGACCGAGGGCACCAGCATCTGCAGCGAGGCGATGCGCTCGACCGTGATGAGATTGGCCTCTGCCTTGGCGACGAACTGACCCAGCCGATCGTCGTCCAGCCGCGGACGCGGCCCGGCGGGCGGCTGGTTCAGCCGATGCTCGAGCTCTGTCACAGTCTCCTCGGAGCGTTGCGGACGCCCCAGTGCATCCCTGATCCGCGCCAGCATGTCATCGCGTCGACTACCGCTCACTGCTGCTGGTTCCTCTTGGCCCACGCCGTATGAAATGTCGTGCCTTGCGGCGCCGGCATGTCGCGTCCTGCCGTCCACCCGCTCGCGAGTGGTAGGCGTTTGAAGCGGCCGCTGGATTGGCCCATCAGTCCAAGCATCGCAATGATGAGCCGCGTGGACATGCGATAGAGCGTGGGGCGCGCGGCGAACCAAGCCCACAGGCCGATGCCCCACCGGACCTTGCTCTTGATCAGGCCCGCTTCCCACTGGTCGTGGCGCAACCGCCGCAAAAGATCGGGGAGGGGAATCTTGACTGGGCAAACTTGCTGGCAACGCCCATTGAGCGTGCAGGCGTGCGGGAGCTCGCTGGCTTTATCGTGACCGGCGATCATCGGCGTCAGCACGGCGCCCATTGGCCCGGGGTAGACCCAGCCGTAAGCATGGCCACCCACCGCCAGATAGACGGGACAGTGGTTCATGCAAGCGCCGCACCGGATGCACCGCAACATGGGCCTGAACGCGCCGGCGAGCATCTTGGTGCGTCCGTTGTCGACGAGCACAACATGGTACTCATCGGGGCCGTCCTTATCTCCGGGACGGCGCGGTCCGGTGGACAGCGTAGTGTAGCTCGTGATCTCCATGCCGAGGGCGCTGCGCGCCAACAGGCGCAGGAGAACGGTCGCGTCGTTCAACGTCGGTACGACCTTCTCGATGCCGGCCGTCACGATGTGCACACGGGCCAGCGTAGACGTGAGATCCCCGTTACCCTCGTTGGTGACGATGATGTTGGATCCGCTTTCAGCAACGAGAAAATTTGCACCGGTGATGCCGACGTCAGCCGCGAAGTACTTGTCGCGCATGATAGAGCGGACCTGGGAGATGAGTTCTGCCGCATCGGTTGCGCGCGCTGTGAAGCCATAGGCACGATGGTGCTCGTGGAAGAGGTCGGCGATGTCATCCGTCGTCTTGTGGATGGTGGGCATGACAATGTGGCTCGGCGCCTCCTTGGCGAGTTGCACGATGTATTCGCCCGCGTCCGATTCCACGACCTCGAGGCCGTCGGCTTCCAGCGCCTCATTGAGCCCGATCTCCTCCGACACCATCGATTTGCCTTTGACGACGGTCTTGGCGCCTGCGCGCGCGCAGATATCGCGGACGATACGGCAAGCCTCGTCGGCGTCCTCGGCCCAGTGGACGTGGCCGCCCAGGCGCACTACCTCCCGCTCGTAGCGCTCGAGATAGAAATCGAGGTTTTCGAGAGTATGGTCCTTGATCGCCGCACCGGCTTCCCGCATGGCCTCGTATTCCGGTAACGCCGCCACTGCCCGGGCGCGGGCAGCGACGAAGCCACGCTTGAGGTTCGAGACCGACTGCTGGAGGCTCACGTCGGCGAGAGCCTCGGAGGCGCGCGCGCTGAAATCCTGGGTGTTGATTTGCATCAATCCTTCTCCGGATCGCCAATGCCGGCCCGGTTCGCCATGCCGGCGAGCACCTCCGCGGCATGGAAGACACGGACCGTCTTTCCGAGACGCCGCAGCCGACCGGCGATGTTCAGGAGACAGCCGAGATCGCCGCCGAGCAACGTGTCAGCACCGCTCATGTCGACATTGCCAACCTTGTCGGAGACCATTTTGACGGAGATCTCCGGGTACTTGACGCAGAAGGTGCCACCGAAACCGCAGCAGGTCTCTGCATCCTGGAGTTCGGTGAGCGTCAAGCCATCGACGGCGTGCAGGAGCCGGCGCGGCTGATCCTTGATCCCGAGGCTGCGCAGGCCGGAGCAACTATCGTGATAGGCCGCCTTGCCTTGATAGGTTACTTTGGCCGTCGAAACGCCCAGCACGTCGGTCAGAAACGACATGAGCTCGTAGCTGCGCTCCGCAAGCACCTCCGCCCGCTCGCTCCAGGCGGCATCGTCCTTGAACATCACAGGATAGTCCTTGCGGATCGTGGCCATGCATGAGCCGGAGGGTCCGACAACGTAGTCGTAGCCGGCGAACGTCTCGATGACTTGCTTTGCGATGCGACGCGCCGAGGCTGCATCCCCGCTGTTGTAGGCCGGCTGGCCGCAACAGACCTGCTGCGGCGGAACCTCGACGATACAA includes:
- a CDS encoding porin; its protein translation is MRGGRRRISGTALIGAAASVLMSDSVLAADLGGNCCADLEERVAELDATTARKGNRKVSLTISGWITEQILGWDDSIGSDAYVGTSLNDLGNRLHFDGSAQIDHEFSAGFSLRLDITGANGFVQDAFNSNGGDGPPGTLNSYWWLKSERLGRISVGRQSQASDDTWVDVSGAGSIFAANLVIFDGQNFQLVPKGTKTRAKARWGDIGNCYTTGVGIFADCGGDRTNSVRYDTPTIYGFVGSTSWGQDDFWDVALRHSGEFGAFKTAFGISYQENTDTRINTITDAGIFQVSFAALHTPSGLFGSVYYGHETPDGFKDTDQLYLKAGIRANLNALGATVFYGEYGRGTDMFSGLEGGAVFSGVTDICDGFAGTGGKIDTACGVAASVEASGSTFERFGFGVVQEIDAASMAIWLKYKNYGGEVDFVADGGRGTEDLEDLHLYALGAAIFF
- a CDS encoding Rieske (2Fe-2S) protein, whose translation is MSKVTRAGHTAGPESTGTVTVGRRIVIQGLAVSGCVAAAGGLLKSAAKADQGELAQSLKPGDRFALEVENGPLKPLRLEDIAPGTAILGAYPIDSETGLLRNETRLNMVNLARLSDVKPDTPAAAASGVVAFSAVCTHKGCSITSWNAEDSHWRCFCHMSEFDASDNGEPVAGPASDPLPMVFLAIDAEGYITASAEFSRTPGGTG
- a CDS encoding LutB/LldF family L-lactate oxidation iron-sulfur protein, whose protein sequence is MQINTQDFSARASEALADVSLQQSVSNLKRGFVAARARAVAALPEYEAMREAGAAIKDHTLENLDFYLERYEREVVRLGGHVHWAEDADEACRIVRDICARAGAKTVVKGKSMVSEEIGLNEALEADGLEVVESDAGEYIVQLAKEAPSHIVMPTIHKTTDDIADLFHEHHRAYGFTARATDAAELISQVRSIMRDKYFAADVGITGANFLVAESGSNIIVTNEGNGDLTSTLARVHIVTAGIEKVVPTLNDATVLLRLLARSALGMEITSYTTLSTGPRRPGDKDGPDEYHVVLVDNGRTKMLAGAFRPMLRCIRCGACMNHCPVYLAVGGHAYGWVYPGPMGAVLTPMIAGHDKASELPHACTLNGRCQQVCPVKIPLPDLLRRLRHDQWEAGLIKSKVRWGIGLWAWFAARPTLYRMSTRLIIAMLGLMGQSSGRFKRLPLASGWTAGRDMPAPQGTTFHTAWAKRNQQQ
- a CDS encoding PQQ-dependent dehydrogenase, methanol/ethanol family, producing the protein MLVALGTIGCQPASASEYSAVTEERLRNPEPENWLSWRGNDAGWGYSPLEQITNENVKDLVPVWSYATGLQEGHQAPPIVNNGVMFVSTPENNVIALNAKTGYEIWRHRRKLPKELFQLHPTNRGVGLFKDRVYLATLDACVISLDATNGKQVWETCIGDWKIGEYSTLSPLIADGKVIAGVSGGEYGVRGSITALDAETGKIAWKTYTVPAPGEPGSNTWRGEDWKTGGASIWMQGNYDPETKLAYFGTGNGAPWMPDARPGDNLYTTSVIAIDVTTGAIKGHHQYHWNDAWDWDEVSAPLLIDYPRDGKNYKGLVHAGRNGYLWWLARSGNDIDFVHADPYVEQDVFENIDPKTGRPSYHPDRTPGLSKVVKFCPSLWGGKDWPPEAYNPKTGLIYIPSHRNLCSEYGGTGKLDKLKPGELWLSISVDDLFSSLRWSDKVDPTKPVNIGQLQAFDVKTGKQAWTHDFADTPFWAPLLSTAGNLVFAGGTVDRKFRAFDATSGEKLWEFATNSGVTGVPSSFSVDGVQYIAVQSGWGVDAERMHSLMNKILPEDRKLPPVPQGGTIWVFALKK
- a CDS encoding LUD domain-containing protein, with amino-acid sequence MSGSRRDDMLARIRDALGRPQRSEETVTELEHRLNQPPAGPRPRLDDDRLGQFVAKAEANLITVERIASLQMLVPSVQALLPQSSEPPDISVAPALEHLGWPSDWHINIGAGRKKEPLSVTMAVAGIAETGSVVLQSDSASPTTLNFLPDTHVIVLKTSDIVAYPEDAWALVRSKGADWPRTVNIISGPSRTADVGGIIVRPAHGPKSVHLILCDG
- a CDS encoding (2Fe-2S)-binding protein; its protein translation is MLTITVNGQDRQFNGDPNTPLLWFVRDELGLTGTKFGCGAGLCGACTVHLDGVAVRGCITTVSEAKGKSVTTIEGLNPDGNHPVQKAWRELNVPQCGYCQAGQIMQAASLLTKNRAPSDSEIVEEMAGNICRCGCYERIHAAVRLAAGGV
- a CDS encoding (Fe-S)-binding protein, producing MTKNDVAAPGTNGGLRVALFVTCLVDLFRPSIGFAAVKLLEDAGCIVEVPPQQVCCGQPAYNSGDAASARRIAKQVIETFAGYDYVVGPSGSCMATIRKDYPVMFKDDAAWSERAEVLAERSYELMSFLTDVLGVSTAKVTYQGKAAYHDSCSGLRSLGIKDQPRRLLHAVDGLTLTELQDAETCCGFGGTFCVKYPEISVKMVSDKVGNVDMSGADTLLGGDLGCLLNIAGRLRRLGKTVRVFHAAEVLAGMANRAGIGDPEKD
- a CDS encoding molybdopterin cofactor-binding domain-containing protein, with the translated sequence MYHYFEKNAAATGSAVDARAVIWNVSRRSFIGGVLKTSGVAVALQILPGGTARAYDAYPTGAAAMPRGVVNDPHIFVAIDTDGLVTIVAHRSEMGTGAKTSLPMVVADEMEADWSRVRVIQAPGDEPRYGNQDTDGSRSVRHFIQPMRECGAAMRTMLEAAAAAKWGVDQSLCKAKMHHVVLLEKRTAEGETFETTTRLGFGELATAAMSQPVPSRDKLVFKMPKDFLYIGKGKTQIVDLHDITVGTAQYGADVRLPGMKYAVIARPPVVGGKIRKYDATATLQVPGVEAVHEIEGSTPPAKFAPLGGIAVVARSTFAAMQGRDALTIEWENGPHASYNSATYREEMSAAAQKPGKIIRNQGDPDSAFSSAAEVFTAEYHQSHVAQAPMEPPVALARITDGKIEVWAPAQSPYGAREDIAKALDVPIENVTVHVTLLGGGFGRKSKCDYMIEAVQLSKMLGGTPVMLQWTREDDVRHAFYHTTSIERIEAALDKAGNVVGWRHRSVAPSILSTFAADSGYQFNIEYGMGFADMPFEIPNIRCENGQAFAHTRIGWFRSVSNIPRAFAVQSFVSELAYKLGRDPKELLIELIGSDRKIDPKASGMPEDFWNYGEPYAEFPIDTARLKNVVEVAAEKAGWNKKLPSKQGLGIAVHRSFVSYVAMVVHAEIDGNGIIRVPEVTAAIDCGFYINPERIRSQIEGAAVMGMSTALYSSITFKDGQVEQSNFNDFEVARMSNFPQKVNMHIIEPTSPSHHATGVGEPGVPPFAPALCNAVFAATGKRLRSLPTGEKIDA